The following are encoded together in the Gordonia insulae genome:
- a CDS encoding PucR family transcriptional regulator, protein MESSWPRPNMRTATLIREVAEHMLAAADTAAEEVTASAHQSADYRAVLEDPQLVAADRRMNRTNMLHWLSANIQAPGTRVPPSMDPEILQFARDVVRRGLDLHDLGSWRGAQHGAWSMWVDGCFAATSDLDELRDLMKVSERSMATFIDDSIAALDEFVEQERADLAKGANAERHATVQLLLEGAPIGRARAESRLGYVLTGDHVAAIVWSDSAEEAADLDAAAEAVMRVCGALRRLTLNASTTALWVWVPAHVVPPVEVAEQIVADTPGIHVAFGRHGQDLEGFRRSHLDAASAQRMLARVGSTRQVVRYEDVALLSVLTADMAQADQFVADTLGDLVTADPALRETVLVYVQERFNGSAAAERLFTHRNTVERRLARADQLLPAPLAENAASVVAALMLVQLRD, encoded by the coding sequence ATGGAGTCGTCCTGGCCGCGCCCGAACATGCGTACCGCCACGCTGATCCGCGAGGTCGCCGAGCACATGCTCGCGGCGGCCGACACGGCCGCCGAAGAGGTGACCGCCTCCGCACACCAGTCGGCGGACTACCGCGCCGTGCTGGAGGACCCACAGCTCGTCGCGGCCGACCGCCGGATGAACCGGACCAACATGCTGCACTGGTTGTCTGCGAACATCCAGGCCCCGGGAACGAGGGTCCCGCCGAGCATGGATCCCGAGATCCTGCAGTTCGCGCGCGACGTGGTGCGCCGCGGGCTCGATCTGCACGACCTGGGTTCCTGGCGTGGCGCCCAGCACGGGGCGTGGTCGATGTGGGTCGACGGGTGCTTTGCCGCGACGAGCGACCTCGACGAACTCAGGGACCTGATGAAGGTCTCCGAGCGGTCGATGGCCACGTTCATCGACGATTCGATCGCCGCGCTCGACGAGTTCGTGGAGCAGGAACGCGCAGATCTCGCGAAGGGCGCGAACGCCGAGCGGCACGCCACGGTCCAGCTACTGCTCGAGGGTGCGCCGATCGGGCGCGCCCGGGCCGAATCGCGGCTCGGCTACGTACTCACGGGTGACCATGTGGCCGCGATCGTCTGGAGCGACTCGGCGGAGGAGGCGGCCGACCTCGACGCCGCCGCGGAGGCGGTGATGCGGGTGTGCGGCGCGTTGCGTCGGCTCACACTCAATGCGAGCACCACCGCCCTGTGGGTGTGGGTCCCGGCGCACGTGGTCCCACCGGTGGAGGTCGCCGAACAGATCGTCGCGGACACCCCTGGCATCCACGTCGCCTTCGGTCGCCACGGCCAGGACCTCGAAGGTTTCCGCCGCAGCCATCTCGACGCCGCGTCCGCGCAGCGCATGCTTGCCCGTGTGGGGTCGACCCGGCAGGTCGTCCGCTACGAGGACGTCGCACTCCTGTCCGTGCTCACCGCCGACATGGCGCAGGCCGATCAATTCGTCGCCGACACACTGGGTGACTTGGTCACCGCCGATCCCGCGCTGCGCGAAACGGTGCTTGTCTACGTGCAGGAGCGGTTCAACGGTTCCGCCGCCGCCGAGCGTCTGTTCACGCACCGGAACACCGTCGAGCGGAGGCTTGCGCGGGCCGACCAGCTCCTCCCGGCGCCGCTCGCCGAGAACGCCGCGAGCGTCGTCGCGGCGCTCATGCTCGTGCAGCTACGCGACTGA
- a CDS encoding MarR family winged helix-turn-helix transcriptional regulator encodes MPVPEGLSEDELRVWLTMLVGSMRLFHHLDERLVAEDGISYAEYRTMISIARDGPQRMSDLAQEGMVSRSGISRQVARLVALGHVEQVTEATDGRTRLVRLTDGGRGVVLAATANHVSRVRRHVFDHLEDDELRTLDAVFGKVDASLPDSLQ; translated from the coding sequence TTGCCCGTACCCGAGGGCTTGTCGGAGGACGAACTGCGCGTCTGGCTGACCATGTTGGTCGGCTCCATGCGGTTGTTCCACCATCTCGACGAACGGCTCGTCGCCGAAGACGGCATCAGTTACGCCGAGTACCGGACGATGATCTCCATCGCGCGTGACGGACCACAGCGCATGTCGGATCTCGCGCAGGAGGGCATGGTGTCGCGCAGCGGGATCAGCCGTCAGGTCGCCCGACTGGTCGCCCTCGGCCACGTCGAGCAGGTCACCGAAGCCACCGATGGGCGTACGCGTCTGGTCCGGCTGACCGACGGCGGCCGGGGCGTGGTGCTCGCCGCGACGGCCAATCACGTGTCCCGCGTCCGCAGGCACGTGTTCGACCATCTCGAGGACGATGAGCTGCGCACTCTCGACGCCGTGTTCGGCAAGGTCGATGCGAGTCTGCCCGATTCGCTCCAGTAG
- a CDS encoding NAD(P)H-quinone oxidoreductase, which produces MRAIAGSDQLSVVTLPDPDPGPTEVVIDVVAAGVNRADLLQRRGLYPPPPGAVDTLGLEVSGRISALGAHVAGWSIGDEVCALLAGGGYAEKVAVPAVQVLPKPADVDLVSAAALPEVACTVASNVYDTAHLESHELLLVHGGSSGIGTHAIQVAHALGSRVAVTARTPAKLARCRELGADVLINYSKDDFVEVIRESGGAAVILDIMGAAYLERNIKALRTGGRLVVIGMQGGVKAELNIGALMAKRASVSGTTLRSRPVEGAGSKAEVVATTRRITWPLLDAGKVRPIVDSTFPLADADAAHARLDSGDAIGKVLLTLD; this is translated from the coding sequence GTGCGCGCCATCGCCGGATCCGACCAGCTGTCCGTAGTCACCCTCCCCGATCCCGATCCCGGTCCGACCGAGGTCGTCATCGATGTCGTCGCGGCGGGGGTGAATCGCGCCGATCTCCTGCAGCGTCGGGGCCTGTATCCACCCCCACCGGGCGCGGTCGACACCCTCGGCCTCGAGGTGTCGGGCCGCATCTCCGCACTCGGCGCGCACGTCGCCGGCTGGTCGATCGGTGACGAGGTCTGCGCCCTGCTCGCGGGTGGCGGATACGCCGAGAAGGTGGCCGTCCCCGCCGTCCAGGTGCTGCCCAAGCCGGCCGACGTCGACCTGGTCTCGGCCGCCGCCCTGCCGGAGGTCGCGTGCACCGTCGCGTCGAACGTGTACGACACGGCCCACCTCGAGAGCCACGAACTTCTTCTCGTACACGGTGGTTCGAGCGGTATCGGCACGCACGCCATCCAGGTCGCGCATGCGCTGGGATCGCGTGTGGCGGTCACGGCGCGGACCCCGGCCAAGCTCGCACGCTGCCGCGAACTCGGCGCCGACGTTCTCATCAACTACTCGAAGGACGACTTCGTGGAGGTGATCCGCGAGAGCGGTGGAGCCGCCGTGATCCTCGACATCATGGGTGCGGCCTACCTGGAGCGCAACATCAAGGCGCTGCGAACCGGCGGCCGCCTCGTGGTCATCGGAATGCAGGGCGGGGTGAAGGCCGAGCTCAACATCGGCGCGCTGATGGCCAAACGCGCGTCGGTGTCCGGCACCACCCTGCGGTCGCGCCCCGTCGAGGGTGCGGGGTCGAAGGCCGAGGTCGTCGCCACGACTCGGCGGATCACCTGGCCACTGCTCGACGCCGGCAAGGTGCGACCGATCGTCGACTCGACGTTCCCACTGGCCGACGCCGACGCCGCGCACGCCCGGCTCGACAGCGGCGACGCGATCGGCAAGGTCCTGCTCACGCTGGACTGA
- a CDS encoding MarR family winged helix-turn-helix transcriptional regulator, which produces MGVGPRESDRPLTPTEREVWRSFTHGGWGLLAEINAAMSAHGMSQADLRVLEALGRRSELGISELAATVHMTVSTVSRQIARLIDDGIVERVERGTDGRHRFVRITDGGRDVLDDHVRVRDALIRRLVIEQVTTDEFETLGEVFRKIGAGLAQRGIGTDR; this is translated from the coding sequence ATGGGCGTTGGTCCCCGAGAGTCCGACCGGCCGCTCACGCCCACCGAACGCGAGGTCTGGCGCAGCTTCACCCACGGCGGCTGGGGCCTGCTCGCAGAGATCAACGCCGCGATGTCGGCGCACGGGATGTCGCAGGCCGACCTGCGGGTGCTGGAAGCGCTCGGCCGACGATCCGAACTCGGGATCAGTGAACTCGCCGCCACCGTCCATATGACCGTCAGCACCGTCTCACGACAGATCGCCCGGCTCATCGACGACGGAATCGTCGAGCGCGTGGAGCGCGGCACCGATGGGCGGCACCGCTTCGTGCGGATCACCGACGGCGGTCGAGACGTACTCGACGACCACGTCCGGGTCCGCGACGCGCTCATCCGCCGACTGGTGATCGAGCAGGTGACCACCGACGAATTCGAGACGCTGGGCGAGGTGTTCCGCAAGATCGGTGCGGGTCTGGCGCAGCGGGGCATCGGGACCGACCGGTGA